From Salinirubellus salinus, the proteins below share one genomic window:
- a CDS encoding acyltransferase gives MSDTDAAGEGPGSERPSRYERLERIATPGPRNSLWSWTDHRSVPRVVFNYLFVLLARLAPSLTVKNWALRRLGVTVGEGVSWGLEATPDVFWPERVTLGADCIVGYDATLLCHEFLQDELRLGDVRVGDRAMIGAGAIVLPGVDIGDDAQVAANSLVADDVPPGVTVAGVPAEPVGREE, from the coding sequence GTGAGCGACACCGACGCGGCAGGGGAGGGGCCCGGAAGTGAGCGACCGTCCCGTTACGAGCGACTGGAGCGCATCGCCACGCCCGGCCCCCGGAACTCGCTGTGGTCGTGGACCGACCACAGGTCCGTCCCCCGCGTCGTGTTCAACTACCTGTTCGTGCTCCTCGCCCGACTCGCGCCCTCGCTGACGGTGAAGAACTGGGCGCTCCGGCGCCTCGGTGTCACCGTCGGCGAGGGCGTCTCGTGGGGGCTCGAGGCGACCCCGGACGTGTTCTGGCCCGAGCGCGTCACCCTCGGTGCGGACTGCATCGTCGGCTACGACGCGACCCTCCTCTGTCACGAGTTCCTGCAGGACGAGTTACGACTGGGCGACGTGCGGGTCGGCGACCGGGCGATGATCGGCGCGGGCGCCATCGTCCTCCCCGGCGTCGACATCGGCGACGACGCGCAGGTGGCGGCGAACTCGCTCGTGGCCGACGACGTGCCGCCCGGTGTGACAGTGGCTGGCGTGCCCGCCGAACCAGTCGGACGAGAGGAGTGA
- a CDS encoding SDR family oxidoreductase — MAREGTEHWPATPPATALFADDLLDGEVALITGGGTGIGEEIAVAYAELGADVAIASRNMDHLEPVAERIEATGQSACATTVDVREMDRVEEMVETVTDELGDITVLVNNAGANFVTPTESLSANGWRSVVGTILDGTAYCSMAVGERMIEHGEGGSIISMGATNSVNGAPYHAHSGAGKAGVHNLMQTLGAEWAKFGIRANTIAPGIIETEGIAGAVGGELPEMLLEEIHADRFGQPADCVPLAVFLASPAANYVTGAYYSADGGHLLPNVPF, encoded by the coding sequence ATGGCTCGGGAAGGGACGGAACACTGGCCGGCGACCCCGCCGGCGACGGCGTTGTTCGCGGACGACCTGCTGGACGGCGAGGTGGCGCTGATAACCGGCGGCGGCACCGGCATCGGCGAGGAGATCGCCGTCGCGTACGCCGAACTCGGTGCCGACGTGGCCATCGCCTCGCGGAACATGGACCACCTCGAACCGGTCGCCGAGCGCATCGAGGCGACGGGCCAGTCGGCCTGCGCGACCACCGTCGACGTCCGGGAGATGGACCGCGTGGAGGAGATGGTCGAGACGGTGACGGACGAACTCGGCGACATCACCGTCCTCGTCAACAACGCGGGTGCGAACTTCGTCACGCCGACGGAGAGTCTCTCGGCGAACGGCTGGCGCTCGGTCGTCGGCACCATCCTCGACGGCACCGCCTACTGTTCGATGGCCGTCGGCGAGCGGATGATCGAACACGGCGAGGGCGGGTCAATCATCTCGATGGGCGCGACGAACAGCGTCAATGGCGCCCCGTACCACGCCCACTCCGGCGCGGGGAAGGCGGGCGTCCACAACCTGATGCAGACGCTCGGTGCCGAGTGGGCCAAGTTCGGCATCCGCGCGAACACCATCGCCCCCGGCATCATCGAGACGGAGGGTATCGCCGGCGCGGTCGGTGGCGAGCTCCCCGAGATGCTGCTGGAGGAGATACACGCAGACCGGTTCGGGCAGCCGGCGGACTGTGTGCCGCTGGCGGTGTTCCTCGCCTCGCCGGCGGCCAACTACGTCACCGGCGCGTACTACTCGGCAGACGGCGGGCACCTCCTGCCGAACGTCCCGTTCTGA
- a CDS encoding antibiotic biosynthesis monooxygenase family protein — MYLVTFEFVQERVDDEWRALNDRVQEAAESNPAYAGRDVWHRGDRTLVAYRWETAEGLQRFREHPVHREAKARYEEWYGGFEVTIAEVLTEYGDGGLDGEE, encoded by the coding sequence GTGTACCTCGTCACGTTCGAGTTCGTGCAGGAGCGCGTCGACGACGAGTGGCGGGCGCTGAACGATCGGGTGCAGGAAGCCGCCGAGTCGAACCCGGCCTACGCGGGACGTGACGTGTGGCACCGCGGTGACCGCACGCTCGTCGCCTACCGCTGGGAGACGGCCGAGGGACTCCAGCGGTTCCGCGAGCACCCGGTCCACCGCGAGGCGAAGGCTCGCTACGAGGAGTGGTACGGGGGGTTCGAGGTGACCATCGCCGAAGTGCTGACGGAGTACGGGGACGGCGGGCTGGACGGCGAGGAGTGA
- a CDS encoding DsbA family oxidoreductase, with protein MSENDPGDRIRVYSDYVCPFCYLGRAALNQYQERRDEPLTIDWRPFDLRSHKRRPDGTIDTSVDDGKDEAYFEQAKENVRKLQERYGVEMELDLSRDIDSFDAQVVSYHVRELYDYATWLAFDEAVFEALWTDGRDIGDEAVLVELAEAAGVDAAEVRSALDDETLDAELRERFAEAQRQGVSGVPTFVYGEHGARGAVPPEHLERLVEGV; from the coding sequence GTGAGCGAGAACGACCCCGGCGACCGTATCCGCGTCTACTCGGACTACGTCTGTCCGTTCTGTTACCTCGGTCGCGCCGCCCTCAACCAGTACCAGGAGCGCCGTGACGAGCCGCTGACCATCGACTGGCGGCCGTTCGACCTGCGGAGCCACAAGCGCCGGCCCGACGGTACCATCGACACGAGCGTCGACGACGGCAAGGACGAGGCGTACTTCGAGCAGGCCAAGGAGAACGTGCGGAAGCTTCAGGAGCGCTACGGCGTGGAGATGGAACTGGACCTCTCTCGCGACATCGACTCCTTCGACGCGCAGGTGGTCTCCTACCACGTCCGGGAACTGTACGACTACGCGACGTGGCTGGCGTTCGACGAGGCCGTGTTCGAGGCGCTGTGGACGGACGGCCGCGACATCGGCGACGAGGCCGTCCTCGTCGAGTTGGCCGAGGCGGCTGGCGTCGACGCAGCGGAGGTCCGGTCCGCACTCGACGACGAGACGCTCGACGCGGAACTCCGCGAGCGATTCGCCGAGGCCCAGCGACAGGGCGTCAGCGGCGTCCCGACGTTCGTCTACGGCGAGCACGGCGCCCGTGGTGCGGTCCCCCCGGAACACCTCGAACGGCTGGTCGAGGGCGTCTGA
- the dacZ gene encoding diadenylate cyclase DacZ codes for MSELHDLLGSVVEGVDALLLFSPSGSTYDRFAEAELPVVVVAPENTVDAERFVELPVDFPDLRERIRFGIEGAIQREFVDDDQQLACAAKLFGDDIDTVTRVRTSGFERSGVYDLFVNSRAEPGVIRDVLEVTIELGKKGQKGKQVGALFVVGDAGKVMNKSRPLSYNPFEKSHVHVGDPIVNVMLKEFSRLDGAFVISDSGKIVSAYRYLEPSAEGVDIPKGLGARHMAAGAITRDTNAVAIVLSESDGLVRAFQGGELILELDPEDY; via the coding sequence ATGAGCGAGTTGCACGACCTGCTCGGGTCAGTCGTCGAGGGTGTCGACGCCCTCCTGTTGTTCTCGCCGAGCGGGTCGACCTACGACCGGTTCGCCGAGGCGGAACTACCGGTCGTGGTGGTCGCGCCCGAGAACACCGTCGACGCCGAGCGGTTCGTGGAACTCCCGGTCGATTTCCCGGACCTCCGCGAGCGCATCCGTTTCGGCATCGAGGGCGCCATCCAGCGGGAGTTCGTCGACGACGACCAGCAGCTGGCCTGCGCGGCCAAACTGTTCGGCGACGACATCGACACCGTCACCCGCGTCCGGACGTCGGGCTTCGAGCGCTCCGGCGTCTACGACCTGTTCGTCAACTCCCGTGCGGAACCCGGCGTCATCCGGGACGTGCTGGAGGTCACCATCGAACTCGGGAAGAAGGGCCAGAAGGGCAAGCAGGTCGGCGCCCTGTTCGTCGTGGGCGACGCCGGCAAGGTGATGAACAAGTCCCGGCCGCTCTCGTACAACCCGTTCGAGAAGTCCCACGTCCACGTCGGCGACCCCATCGTGAACGTGATGCTGAAGGAGTTCTCGCGGCTGGACGGCGCCTTCGTCATCAGCGACTCGGGCAAGATCGTCAGCGCGTACCGCTACCTCGAACCGAGCGCGGAGGGCGTCGACATCCCGAAGGGGCTGGGCGCGCGGCACATGGCCGCGGGCGCCATCACCCGTGACACGAACGCCGTCGCCATCGTCCTTTCCGAGTCCGACGGGCTCGTCCGGGCGTTCCAGGGCGGCGAACTGATACTCGAACTCGACCCCGAGGACTACTGA
- a CDS encoding glutamate--tRNA ligase, which yields MDDAVREQAEREAEVAALFNALKHGSDAQVGAVMGPLMGENPAFREYGDQIAGVIAPVVNRVNELDEAEKRERLAELDPEAVADLEAEPDDEHPLPDLPNVEEYDEVRMRLAPNPNGPWHLGNARMPAVIGTYKQRYDGWMLCRFDDTDPETKRPDLDAYDAILDAIGYLGFEPDEVVRASDRMEHYYDRARELIDLDGAYTCSCEAETFRSLKADAEACPHRDKDTETVLEEFEAMVDGEYRSGEMVLRVRTDIEHKNPALRDWVAFRMVDTPHPREAASEYRAWPMLDFQSGIDDHAFDVSHIIRGIDLQDSAKRQRFVYDYFGWEYPEVVHWGKIQIDEYDVKMSTSTIKELVESGELDGWDDPRAPTLASVKRRGIRGQAVVDAIVELGTSTSDVDLAMSNVYAHNRELVDDDTDRAFLVRDSVSVPVSGGPDAGHPPVHPDHEDRGTRDIPVEGEVLVEEGDLPAEGERIWLKGYGPVRYDGETFEFTDESIDVVREEGVDVVHWVGSESVSVRMRTIDGDVTGQAEPGLADYDVDELVQFERVGFVRIDAHDEDETVVYYAHP from the coding sequence ATGGACGACGCAGTACGCGAGCAGGCCGAACGGGAGGCCGAGGTGGCCGCCCTGTTCAACGCGCTCAAACACGGTTCCGACGCACAGGTCGGGGCCGTGATGGGGCCGCTGATGGGCGAGAATCCCGCGTTCCGCGAGTACGGCGACCAGATCGCGGGTGTCATCGCGCCCGTCGTGAACCGCGTGAACGAACTCGACGAGGCCGAGAAACGCGAGCGACTCGCCGAACTCGACCCCGAGGCCGTCGCAGACCTCGAGGCCGAGCCCGACGACGAGCACCCGCTCCCGGACCTCCCGAACGTCGAGGAGTACGACGAGGTCCGGATGCGCCTCGCGCCGAACCCGAACGGGCCGTGGCACCTCGGCAACGCCCGGATGCCGGCCGTCATCGGGACGTACAAACAGCGCTACGACGGCTGGATGCTCTGCCGGTTCGACGACACCGACCCGGAGACCAAGCGCCCGGACCTCGACGCCTACGACGCCATCCTCGACGCCATCGGCTACCTCGGCTTCGAGCCCGACGAGGTGGTCCGTGCGAGCGACCGGATGGAACACTACTACGACCGCGCTCGGGAGCTGATAGACCTCGATGGGGCCTACACCTGCTCCTGCGAGGCCGAGACGTTCCGCTCGCTGAAGGCCGACGCCGAGGCCTGTCCCCACCGCGACAAGGACACCGAGACCGTCCTCGAGGAGTTCGAGGCGATGGTCGACGGCGAGTACCGTTCCGGCGAGATGGTGCTCCGGGTCCGCACCGACATCGAGCACAAGAACCCCGCGCTGCGTGACTGGGTGGCGTTCCGGATGGTCGACACGCCGCATCCGCGCGAGGCGGCCAGTGAGTACCGCGCGTGGCCGATGCTCGACTTCCAGTCCGGTATCGACGACCACGCGTTCGACGTCAGCCACATCATCCGCGGCATCGACCTGCAGGACTCGGCGAAGCGCCAGCGCTTCGTCTACGACTACTTCGGCTGGGAGTACCCCGAGGTGGTCCACTGGGGGAAGATACAGATCGACGAGTACGACGTGAAGATGTCCACCTCGACGATCAAGGAGCTCGTCGAGAGCGGCGAACTCGACGGCTGGGACGACCCGCGTGCGCCCACGCTCGCCTCCGTGAAGCGCCGCGGCATCCGCGGGCAGGCCGTCGTCGACGCCATCGTCGAACTCGGCACCTCCACGAGCGACGTGGACCTCGCGATGTCGAACGTCTACGCGCACAACCGCGAACTCGTGGACGACGACACCGACCGCGCGTTCCTCGTCCGTGACAGCGTCTCGGTGCCCGTCTCGGGCGGTCCGGACGCCGGCCACCCGCCGGTCCACCCAGACCACGAGGACCGGGGGACCCGCGACATCCCCGTCGAGGGCGAGGTGCTCGTCGAGGAGGGCGACCTCCCGGCCGAGGGCGAGCGCATCTGGCTCAAGGGCTACGGCCCGGTCCGCTACGACGGCGAGACGTTCGAGTTCACCGACGAGAGTATCGACGTGGTCCGCGAGGAGGGCGTCGACGTGGTCCACTGGGTCGGCAGCGAGTCGGTGTCCGTCCGGATGCGGACCATCGACGGCGACGTGACCGGGCAGGCCGAACCCGGCCTCGCCGACTACGACGTCGACGAGCTGGTGCAGTTCGAGCGGGTGGGGTTCGTCCGTATCGACGCACACGACGAGGACGAGACGGTCGTCTACTACGCCCACCCGTAG
- a CDS encoding alpha/beta fold hydrolase, with protein sequence MSTEDEDRATEAYRSRADVYSTERGEGPAVVFAHGTLMDRTMFDPQLAAFDDEYRCVAYDLRARTDQYDTEYDLYDLADDAVALLDAKGIDSCVFVGMSMGGFTALRLADRYPERVDGLVLVDSDAVTHEESDREQYGQMVEATREHGRPSQNLVAIVEHILFGATTNETNQDLVKRWSDRWRSYPGEAVYNEVHSWLERPDFTDACADIDVPVLAIHGEEDTSIDMEKAEATVAALPDARLEPIPEAGHSSNLENPEAANAAIREFLTDLY encoded by the coding sequence ATGTCGACAGAAGACGAAGATCGGGCCACCGAGGCGTACCGGAGTCGAGCGGACGTGTACAGCACCGAGCGCGGCGAGGGGCCGGCCGTCGTGTTCGCCCACGGCACCCTGATGGACCGGACGATGTTCGACCCGCAACTGGCGGCCTTCGACGACGAGTACCGCTGTGTCGCCTACGACCTGCGGGCTCGCACGGACCAGTACGACACCGAGTACGACCTCTACGATCTCGCCGACGACGCCGTCGCCCTGCTGGACGCGAAGGGCATCGACTCCTGCGTGTTCGTGGGGATGTCGATGGGCGGGTTCACGGCGCTACGGCTGGCCGACCGCTACCCAGAACGGGTCGACGGCCTCGTCCTCGTCGACTCCGACGCCGTCACCCACGAGGAGTCCGACCGCGAGCAGTACGGTCAGATGGTCGAAGCGACCCGGGAGCACGGCCGCCCCTCGCAGAACCTCGTCGCCATCGTCGAGCACATCCTGTTCGGCGCGACGACCAACGAGACGAACCAGGACCTGGTGAAACGCTGGAGCGACCGCTGGCGGAGCTACCCCGGCGAGGCCGTCTACAACGAGGTCCACTCGTGGCTGGAGCGACCGGACTTCACGGACGCCTGCGCGGACATCGACGTCCCGGTCCTCGCCATCCACGGCGAGGAGGACACCTCCATCGACATGGAGAAGGCCGAGGCGACGGTGGCTGCGCTCCCGGACGCCCGACTGGAGCCGATTCCCGAGGCCGGCCACTCCTCGAATCTGGAGAACCCCGAGGCGGCGAACGCCGCCATCCGCGAGTTCCTGACCGACCTCTACTGA
- a CDS encoding mechanosensitive ion channel family protein — translation MLAQVTVRDVLRALTRLLTEQFDLFLAVLVLVTALLLGYGVTRLLREVMERIGVPEVVEGTPFERTVQRVGFSTVGLVSKLSGLFVIAVGVVLALRLVGVLTVELFVTQLVDYLPNLFIAALVVIVGLILGDKAELATSERLRSVKLPEVTLVPTLVKYSVFYVAFLVALAQLGVMVAALLVLLAAYSFGVFFLGGLAFKDMLSSAAAGVYLLLTEPYTIGDEVGIDGRRGIVQEIDVFVTRIESDGEEHVVPNRHVFQQGIVRVRGE, via the coding sequence ATGCTGGCACAGGTGACGGTCCGCGACGTGCTCCGTGCACTGACGCGATTGCTGACCGAACAGTTCGACCTGTTTCTCGCCGTGCTGGTGCTCGTCACAGCGCTCCTCCTCGGCTACGGCGTGACGCGACTGCTTCGTGAGGTGATGGAACGCATCGGCGTCCCGGAGGTGGTAGAGGGGACGCCGTTCGAGCGGACGGTCCAGCGAGTCGGCTTCTCCACTGTCGGGCTCGTCTCGAAGCTCTCGGGGCTGTTCGTCATCGCCGTGGGTGTCGTCCTCGCCCTCCGGCTGGTGGGTGTGCTCACCGTGGAGCTGTTCGTCACGCAGCTGGTGGATTACCTCCCGAACCTGTTCATCGCGGCGCTCGTCGTCATCGTCGGTCTCATCCTCGGCGACAAGGCCGAACTCGCGACCAGCGAGCGGCTCCGCTCGGTGAAGCTCCCCGAGGTGACGCTCGTGCCGACGCTCGTGAAGTACTCCGTATTCTACGTCGCCTTCCTCGTCGCGCTCGCCCAGCTCGGCGTGATGGTGGCCGCCCTCCTCGTCCTGCTGGCGGCCTACTCGTTCGGCGTGTTCTTCCTCGGCGGGCTGGCGTTCAAGGACATGCTCTCCTCGGCCGCGGCGGGGGTGTACCTCCTGCTGACCGAACCCTACACCATCGGCGACGAGGTGGGAATCGACGGTCGGCGCGGCATCGTCCAGGAGATCGACGTGTTCGTCACGCGCATCGAGAGCGACGGCGAGGAACACGTCGTGCCGAACCGGCACGTCTTCCAGCAGGGTATCGTCCGGGTCCGGGGCGAGTAG
- the idsA3 gene encoding geranylfarnesyl diphosphate synthase yields the protein MTEDSPTTLDAALRARRERVNEAIDEQLPVQRPERLYEASRYLLEAGGKRLRPTILLLTAEAVTGTAPMDADYRSFPDVDGTPVDVLSAAVSIEVIQSFTLIHDDIMDDDDLRRGVPAVHREYDLETAILAGDTLYSKAFEYMLQTGAPAERSVRALDELATTCTHICEGQAFDVDFETRGDVAVDEYLEMVELKTAVLYAAAASIPAVLLGADDETVDSLRRYGRSVGQAFQIQDDLLDLTTPSDELGKTRGSDLVENKQTLITLHAREHGVDVDSLVPTDDVEAVEESTIEAAVAELETAGSIDYAREAAVDLVEQGKAELQVLESGHARSLLEDIADYLVERTY from the coding sequence ATGACCGAGGACTCCCCGACCACTCTCGACGCCGCACTCCGGGCACGGCGTGAGCGGGTGAACGAGGCCATCGACGAACAGCTCCCCGTCCAGCGCCCCGAACGACTCTACGAGGCGTCGCGCTACCTGCTCGAGGCCGGCGGCAAGCGCCTGCGACCGACCATCCTCCTCCTGACCGCCGAGGCCGTCACGGGAACTGCGCCGATGGACGCCGACTACCGCTCGTTCCCCGACGTCGACGGCACACCGGTCGACGTGCTCTCGGCCGCGGTGAGCATCGAGGTCATCCAGTCGTTCACGCTCATCCACGACGACATCATGGACGACGACGACCTGCGCCGCGGGGTCCCGGCCGTCCACCGCGAGTACGACCTCGAGACGGCTATCCTCGCCGGTGACACGCTCTACAGCAAGGCGTTCGAGTACATGCTCCAGACGGGCGCGCCCGCCGAGCGGTCGGTGCGCGCGCTCGACGAACTCGCCACGACCTGCACCCACATCTGCGAGGGGCAGGCGTTCGACGTCGACTTCGAGACCCGTGGCGACGTCGCCGTCGACGAGTACCTCGAGATGGTCGAGCTCAAGACTGCGGTGCTCTACGCCGCAGCGGCCTCCATCCCCGCCGTCCTCCTCGGTGCGGACGACGAGACGGTCGACTCGCTCCGGCGCTACGGCCGCTCCGTCGGCCAGGCGTTCCAGATACAGGACGACCTGCTCGACCTGACGACGCCCTCGGACGAACTCGGCAAGACCCGTGGTTCGGACCTCGTGGAGAACAAACAGACGCTCATCACCCTCCACGCTCGGGAACACGGGGTCGACGTGGACTCGCTGGTCCCCACGGACGACGTCGAGGCCGTCGAGGAGTCGACCATCGAGGCCGCCGTGGCCGAACTGGAGACAGCCGGCAGCATCGACTACGCCCGCGAGGCCGCCGTGGACCTCGTCGAACAGGGGAAGGCCGAACTCCAGGTCCTCGAGTCCGGGCATGCACGGAGCCTCCTCGAGGACATCGCGGACTACCTCGTCGAGCGCACGTACTAG
- a CDS encoding carotenoid oxygenase family protein, with protein sequence MATDHAGTRLGFHSIDEELDTELAVEGEVPGWLSGALIRNGPGSFDLADGAVGHWFDGLAMLRKFTFEDGRVRYRNRFLRTEAYADAERGEYRGGFGTDGSLSRLEKAAALLTPPSPTDNTNIDVWRFGGEYAALTETEHLTLFDPETLETTGLTTYLGEPYGQHVTGHPHHDDERGVTVGLSTYFGRQPEYRLWRQHDGRWSRESLATLPADEPAYLHSFALTDRYAVVVEFPLVVSPLRLLRPSNEAFIKRFDWDPERGTRYRVVDRETGVEVASPVGESFFCFHHVNTYDDGEELVLDMVTFPDAAAITELYFDGVGGPSSWELEGGRLTRARLDPRAGTVETHEVHGGHLGLPRVSPAVTASEYRYAYAQGDPGQPVTGLPESVLKVDVETGEDQWYDAGGYTSEAVFVPRPDGDREDDGVVLAVVLDADTERSELHVVDGASMTRLAVAPLPHALPLDFHGQFLPEVR encoded by the coding sequence ATGGCGACGGACCACGCGGGGACTAGACTCGGCTTCCACTCGATCGACGAGGAACTCGACACGGAACTCGCCGTCGAGGGCGAGGTGCCCGGGTGGCTCTCGGGGGCGCTGATACGCAACGGCCCCGGCTCGTTCGACCTCGCGGACGGCGCTGTCGGCCACTGGTTCGACGGCCTCGCGATGCTCCGGAAGTTCACGTTCGAGGACGGACGTGTCAGGTACCGCAACCGCTTCCTCCGAACGGAAGCCTACGCCGACGCAGAGCGTGGCGAGTACCGCGGCGGCTTCGGCACGGACGGGTCACTGTCGCGTCTGGAGAAGGCCGCCGCGCTCCTCACGCCGCCCTCGCCGACGGACAACACCAACATCGACGTCTGGCGCTTCGGCGGCGAGTACGCCGCGCTCACGGAGACCGAGCACCTGACGCTGTTCGACCCCGAGACGCTGGAGACGACGGGGCTGACGACGTACCTCGGTGAGCCGTACGGCCAGCACGTCACCGGACACCCGCACCACGACGACGAACGGGGTGTCACCGTCGGGCTCTCCACCTACTTCGGCCGCCAGCCGGAGTACCGACTCTGGCGCCAGCACGACGGCCGGTGGTCACGCGAGTCCCTCGCCACCCTCCCCGCCGACGAGCCGGCGTACCTCCACAGTTTCGCGCTGACCGACCGCTACGCCGTCGTCGTGGAGTTCCCGCTCGTCGTCTCGCCGCTGCGACTGCTACGCCCCTCGAACGAGGCGTTCATCAAGCGCTTCGACTGGGATCCGGAGCGCGGCACCCGATACCGCGTGGTCGACCGCGAGACGGGCGTCGAGGTGGCCAGCCCCGTCGGGGAGTCCTTCTTCTGCTTCCACCACGTCAACACCTACGACGACGGCGAGGAACTCGTCCTCGACATGGTCACGTTCCCGGACGCCGCGGCCATCACGGAACTCTACTTCGACGGCGTGGGCGGGCCCTCCTCGTGGGAACTGGAGGGCGGCCGCCTGACGCGGGCACGTTTGGACCCGCGAGCGGGCACCGTCGAGACACACGAGGTCCACGGGGGCCACCTCGGCCTGCCGCGCGTCTCGCCCGCGGTGACCGCCAGCGAGTACCGCTACGCCTACGCGCAGGGTGACCCCGGACAGCCCGTCACGGGGCTCCCAGAGTCCGTGCTGAAGGTGGACGTGGAGACGGGCGAGGACCAGTGGTACGACGCGGGGGGCTACACCTCCGAGGCCGTGTTCGTCCCGCGCCCCGACGGGGACCGCGAGGACGACGGCGTGGTACTCGCGGTGGTGCTGGACGCCGACACCGAGCGCTCGGAACTCCACGTCGTCGACGGGGCGTCGATGACGCGACTCGCGGTGGCGCCGCTCCCGCACGCCCTGCCGCTCGACTTCCACGGCCAGTTCCTCCCCGAGGTGCGGTAG
- a CDS encoding type IV pilin encodes MNAGQSADADRRGVSPVIGVILMVAVAVVLGSIVAVYAFDLTDLTGEPAPTVTFSEQYEEGEGVTITVENSDGVDGERLAIDGVDPDGAVSYGSWPTSGPVEAGDIVTFPAADGNEEFRVVWTPEGEDRSFVLTEFVLSGGERVFRVEDGAVAFEAESFDVVQQPRTVGGEAHTWEEGTDSSRQSGASSGTYLVAEPTAGNDNGYLDPNGPRLDYLVDFESAGTYYIWVRMQGPNGDDDSVHAGLEGTLASDRGLGMTVGGSGWKWTSEAGGQRVKVDVGSPGVHTVSVWMREDGTPFDKVIVTDDASYAPSGKDADGT; translated from the coding sequence ATGAACGCGGGGCAGTCTGCTGACGCGGACAGACGGGGGGTGTCGCCGGTCATCGGGGTGATACTGATGGTGGCCGTAGCAGTCGTACTAGGGTCTATCGTCGCTGTGTACGCCTTCGACCTGACGGACCTGACGGGGGAGCCGGCGCCGACGGTGACGTTCTCGGAGCAGTACGAGGAGGGCGAAGGCGTCACCATCACCGTCGAGAACTCGGACGGCGTCGACGGTGAGCGACTCGCTATCGACGGAGTCGACCCGGACGGCGCCGTCTCGTACGGGTCGTGGCCGACATCGGGTCCCGTCGAAGCAGGGGACATCGTGACGTTCCCGGCCGCAGACGGCAACGAGGAGTTCCGCGTCGTCTGGACGCCCGAGGGTGAGGACCGGTCCTTCGTCCTCACGGAGTTCGTACTCTCGGGTGGCGAACGCGTGTTCCGAGTGGAAGACGGTGCCGTCGCGTTCGAGGCGGAGTCGTTCGACGTGGTGCAACAACCCCGTACGGTGGGTGGCGAGGCCCACACGTGGGAGGAGGGGACGGACTCGAGCCGGCAGAGCGGCGCGAGCAGCGGGACGTACCTCGTCGCCGAGCCGACAGCCGGGAACGACAATGGGTACCTCGACCCGAACGGCCCGCGGCTGGACTATCTGGTCGACTTCGAGTCGGCCGGCACCTACTACATCTGGGTGCGGATGCAGGGGCCGAACGGAGACGACGACTCGGTCCACGCGGGCCTCGAAGGTACCCTCGCCAGCGACCGTGGCCTCGGCATGACGGTCGGTGGCTCCGGCTGGAAGTGGACCAGCGAAGCGGGTGGCCAACGCGTGAAGGTGGACGTCGGTTCCCCCGGCGTCCACACGGTCAGCGTCTGGATGCGTGAGGACGGCACCCCCTTCGACAAGGTCATCGTGACCGACGACGCGAGCTACGCGCCCAGCGGGAAGGACGCCGACGGGACCTGA